The Iamia majanohamensis genome window below encodes:
- the glpK gene encoding glycerol kinase GlpK yields MAVVIALDAGTTGVRAFAVDEAGRPVGYRYQEFTQHFPRPGWVEHDAAEIWTAVVAVTTQLISSLEEPVAALGITDQRETVVAWDRRTGTPRHRAIVWQDRRTAARCDALREQGALATIQPATGLVLDPYFSASKVEWLLTEGGVEADDDLCVGTVDSWLLWNLTGGEVFATEASNASRTMLFDIRSLSWSDELCDLFGVPRSALAEVRPTSGRFGETHADSGLPPGIPISGIAGDQQAALFGQACFSPGMTKNTYGTGSFVLMNVGDTCPEPVDGLLTTVAWTLPTAGGGSRTDYAYEGAIFSTGSAVQWLRDGLGLIGAAEEVGPLAETVESTEGVFLVPAFTGLGSPWWDPYARGLLIGFTRGTTGAHLARAVLEAMALQTRDVVDAMVAASGHAVTELRADGGASAAPLVLRLQADQLGVPVTRAAVPETTALGAAYLAGLAEGVWGSTDELAELWAGEDPVPPATDRRGADALHRSWLEAVRRSRSWAAEDA; encoded by the coding sequence ATGGCAGTCGTCATCGCCCTCGACGCGGGCACCACCGGTGTGCGGGCCTTCGCCGTCGACGAGGCCGGGCGGCCCGTCGGCTACCGCTACCAGGAGTTCACCCAGCACTTCCCCCGGCCCGGGTGGGTCGAGCACGACGCGGCCGAGATCTGGACCGCCGTGGTGGCCGTCACGACCCAGCTGATCTCGTCGCTCGAGGAGCCGGTCGCGGCCCTCGGCATCACCGACCAGCGCGAGACGGTGGTCGCCTGGGACCGCCGCACCGGCACCCCCCGGCACCGGGCCATCGTCTGGCAGGACCGGCGCACGGCGGCACGCTGCGACGCGCTCCGGGAGCAGGGCGCGCTCGCCACCATCCAGCCCGCCACCGGCCTGGTGCTCGACCCCTACTTCTCGGCCAGCAAGGTGGAGTGGCTCCTCACCGAGGGCGGGGTCGAGGCCGACGACGACCTGTGCGTGGGCACCGTGGACAGCTGGCTGCTGTGGAACCTGACCGGGGGCGAGGTGTTCGCCACCGAGGCGTCCAACGCCAGCCGCACCATGCTGTTCGACATCCGCAGCCTGTCGTGGTCCGACGAGCTGTGCGACCTCTTCGGCGTGCCCCGCTCGGCCCTGGCCGAGGTCCGGCCCACCTCGGGGCGCTTCGGCGAGACCCACGCCGACAGCGGCCTGCCCCCGGGGATCCCCATCAGCGGCATCGCCGGCGACCAGCAGGCGGCCCTCTTCGGCCAGGCCTGCTTCTCGCCCGGCATGACCAAGAACACCTACGGCACCGGCTCGTTCGTCCTCATGAACGTGGGCGACACCTGCCCCGAGCCCGTCGACGGCCTGCTCACCACCGTGGCCTGGACGCTGCCGACCGCCGGCGGGGGCAGCCGCACCGACTACGCCTACGAGGGCGCCATCTTCTCCACCGGCTCGGCCGTGCAGTGGCTCCGCGACGGCCTCGGCCTCATCGGCGCGGCCGAGGAGGTCGGCCCCCTGGCCGAGACCGTCGAGAGCACCGAGGGCGTGTTCCTCGTGCCGGCGTTCACCGGCCTCGGCAGCCCGTGGTGGGACCCCTACGCGCGCGGCCTGCTGATCGGCTTCACCCGGGGCACCACCGGCGCCCACCTGGCCCGGGCCGTGCTCGAGGCCATGGCCCTGCAGACCCGCGACGTGGTCGACGCCATGGTCGCGGCCAGCGGGCACGCCGTCACCGAGCTGCGCGCCGACGGCGGCGCCTCGGCCGCGCCCCTCGTGCTGCGGCTCCAGGCCGACCAGCTGGGGGTGCCGGTCACCCGCGCCGCGGTGCCCGAGACCACCGCCCTGGGGGCGGCCTACCTGGCCGGGCTGGCCGAGGGCGTGTGGGGCTCGACCGACGAGCTGGCCGAGCTGTGGGCCGGCGAGGACCCGGTGCCGCCGGCCACCGACCGGCGGGGGGCCGATGCCCTCCACCGGTCGTGGCTCGAGGCCGTGCGCCGGTCGCGCAGCTGGGCCGCCGAGGACGCCTGA
- a CDS encoding 6-phosphofructokinase has translation MRLGVLTSGGDCPGLNAVIRAVVRKVERHLDGTVIGFHDGYQGLMEDRYDVLTIDRCRGILPKGGTILGTSRHQPYGTPDGVERVRATMSRRGLDGLVVIGGNGSLGAARDLGEDGIPVVGVPKTIDNDLGATEVTFGFDTAVATATDAIDRLHTTAESHDRVMLVEVMGRHVGHIATWSGIAGGATMILVPEEPFDIVEVCDTLRRRHQQGRYASIVVVAEGAVPVEGGDLSLPDPGVDQFGHQRLGGIAHLLAPEIEDRTGFETKVVVLGYLQRGGSPTATDRVLASRFGVAAAETAADGEWGTMVAIRAGRIIRVPLHEAVAEPKQVARDIHDVGKVFFA, from the coding sequence GTGCGACTGGGCGTGCTGACCAGCGGAGGCGACTGCCCCGGCCTCAACGCCGTGATCCGCGCCGTGGTCCGCAAGGTGGAGCGCCACCTCGACGGCACGGTGATCGGCTTCCACGACGGCTACCAGGGGCTGATGGAGGACCGCTACGACGTCCTCACCATCGACCGGTGCCGGGGCATCCTCCCCAAGGGCGGCACCATCCTCGGCACCAGCCGCCACCAGCCCTACGGCACCCCCGACGGTGTCGAGCGGGTGCGGGCGACGATGAGCCGCCGGGGCCTCGACGGCCTGGTGGTCATCGGCGGCAACGGCAGCCTGGGCGCGGCCCGCGACCTGGGCGAGGACGGCATCCCGGTGGTCGGCGTGCCCAAGACCATCGACAACGACCTGGGCGCCACCGAGGTCACCTTCGGCTTCGACACCGCGGTGGCCACCGCCACCGACGCCATCGACCGCCTCCACACCACCGCCGAGAGCCACGACCGGGTGATGCTGGTCGAGGTCATGGGCCGCCACGTGGGCCACATCGCCACCTGGTCGGGCATCGCCGGCGGGGCCACCATGATCCTCGTCCCCGAGGAGCCCTTCGACATCGTCGAGGTGTGCGACACCCTGCGGCGCCGCCACCAGCAGGGCCGCTACGCCTCCATCGTGGTCGTGGCCGAGGGGGCCGTCCCCGTCGAGGGCGGCGACCTCTCCCTGCCCGACCCGGGCGTCGACCAGTTCGGCCACCAGCGCCTCGGGGGCATCGCCCACCTCCTCGCCCCCGAGATCGAGGACCGCACCGGCTTCGAGACCAAGGTCGTGGTGCTCGGCTACCTCCAGCGGGGTGGGTCGCCGACGGCCACCGACCGGGTGCTGGCCAGCCGCTTCGGCGTGGCTGCGGCGGAGACGGCGGCCGACGGCGAGTGGGGGACCATGGTCGCCATCCGGGCCGGGCGGATCATCCGGGTGCCGCTGCACGAGGCGGTGGCCGAGCCCAAGCAGGTCGCCCGCGACATCCACGACGTGGGCAAGGTCTTCTTCGCCTGA
- a CDS encoding TetR/AcrR family transcriptional regulator, which translates to MGTEERQLTARGEERRRQIIEVATRLFAERGYHPTSVADVVDAVGVGKGVFYWYFPSKEALLAEILREGQKGRRRHQRDAIADVDDPVEQMERGIRSGMEWMAAHREVMTLIRFAATEERFAPGIRKGEAVAARDAAEPLARAIAEGRVPEADPDLLARAVVGVTQHLSATLIHADPSADPTPVIDAAVRFCIGGILAAPATATD; encoded by the coding sequence GTGGGGACCGAAGAGCGCCAGCTGACGGCCCGGGGCGAGGAGCGCCGGCGCCAGATCATCGAGGTCGCGACCCGCCTGTTCGCCGAGCGGGGCTACCACCCGACCTCGGTGGCCGACGTGGTCGACGCCGTGGGGGTGGGCAAGGGCGTCTTCTACTGGTACTTCCCGTCCAAGGAGGCCCTGCTCGCCGAGATCCTCCGCGAGGGCCAGAAGGGGCGCCGTCGCCACCAGCGCGACGCCATCGCCGACGTCGACGACCCCGTCGAGCAGATGGAGCGGGGCATCCGCTCGGGCATGGAGTGGATGGCCGCCCACCGGGAGGTCATGACCCTCATCCGCTTCGCCGCCACCGAGGAGCGCTTCGCCCCCGGCATCCGCAAGGGCGAGGCCGTCGCCGCCCGCGACGCAGCGGAGCCGCTGGCCCGAGCGATCGCCGAGGGCCGCGTGCCCGAGGCCGATCCCGACCTCCTCGCCCGGGCCGTGGTCGGGGTCACCCAGCACCTGAGCGCCACGCTCATCCACGCCGACCCGAGCGCGGATCCCACCCCGGTCATCGACGCCGCGGTGCGCTTCTGCATCGGCGGCATCCTCGCCGCCCCCGCCACCGCGACCGACTAG